One segment of Pangasianodon hypophthalmus isolate fPanHyp1 chromosome 10, fPanHyp1.pri, whole genome shotgun sequence DNA contains the following:
- the si:ch73-242m19.1 gene encoding uncharacterized protein si:ch73-242m19.1, with product MLIREFEMVVCCMISRMEIYYLSMRAVAQQMGKKQEYEALLADNQHNQAVQPPLGAMDFDVKKWQLDTFLVYYVVLLRLLESTKRTDLISGG from the exons ATGCTCATCCGGGAGTTCGAAATGGTAGTATGCTGTATGATCAG TAGGATGGAGATTTATTACCTGAGTATGAGAGCTGTGGCTCAGCAGATGGGGAAGAAACAGGAGTATGAGGCTTTGCTGGCGGACAACCAGCACAACCAAGCTGTTCAACCCCCTCTAGGAGCCATGGATTTTGACGTCAAGAAATGGCAGCTAGACACATTTCTTGTTTACTATGTTGTG CTGCTCAGGCTGTTGGAGAGCACAAAAAGGACAGATCTGATCAGTGGAGGATAA